A single window of Streptomyces aquilus DNA harbors:
- a CDS encoding FHA domain-containing protein, which produces MPELVLELNGRTWTLDPSRPYTLGRDPQGDIVLDDARVSWRHATISWSGRSWVIEDHGSTNGTFVQGQRIHQLEIGPGTAVHLGNATDGPRVSVSGAAVAVTPQPQQQPYAAQGAGPGWAQAPQQQAPHQQPPAQQAPQAGWQQPQQPAANIPPQQGGPGVGAGAPPVYGDRSPTTFHQFSIGRVMRIGRALENELVVSDLQVSRLHAEFRSTPDGRMEIRDLGSHNGTYVNGQPIAKGGSQLLGPADIVGVGHSTFRIVGDRLEEFVDTGEVSFSARHLTVTVDGGKQILKDVSFGVPEKSLIAVIGPSGSGKSTLLKALTGYRPANQGDVLYDNRNLYKQFAELRQRIGLVPQDDILHKELTVKKALKYAAKLRFPADTTGAEREARIDEVLRELKLDIHKEKKVTSLSGGQRKRVSVALELLTKPSLIFLDEPTSGLDPGMDRDVMQLLRGLADDGRTVLVVTHSVAELAICDKLLVMAPGGAVAYFGPPEEALNFFGYDSWADVFSAFENYRDYDWAGRWKGSQHYQMYAADIDAVAPQSVQMPPMQAMKPPKPQGWMSQFGTLVRRYVSVIASDKGFLALSIILPLVLGSVSLLIDSGKDLLVNTEINPSTGKPVANGTALTVLLILAVGACFAGAANSVRELIKERVIYERERATGLSRSAYLMSKVFVLGLVTMLQGLLVGIIGFSSRTIPDKGLIFGSQILLELCIPIMALGFTAMMFGLIISALVKTAEKTMPLLVMFAIVQVVFTGCLFPLANSVGVNQLSYLMPSRWAVAAAGATLDFNKISPPAKGDSDDPLWAHSVGAWGMDMVALIVLGVICGFLVARFLRRHEPEVMRK; this is translated from the coding sequence GACGCGATCCGCAGGGTGACATCGTGCTGGACGACGCCAGGGTGTCCTGGCGTCACGCCACGATCAGCTGGAGCGGCCGCAGTTGGGTCATCGAGGACCACGGCTCGACCAACGGCACCTTCGTGCAGGGCCAGCGGATCCACCAGCTGGAGATCGGCCCTGGCACGGCGGTGCATCTCGGCAACGCGACCGACGGACCGCGCGTGAGCGTCTCCGGCGCCGCGGTGGCTGTCACGCCGCAGCCCCAGCAGCAGCCGTACGCCGCGCAGGGCGCCGGCCCGGGCTGGGCCCAGGCGCCCCAGCAGCAGGCGCCTCACCAGCAGCCACCGGCGCAGCAGGCACCGCAGGCCGGCTGGCAGCAGCCGCAGCAGCCCGCCGCGAACATCCCGCCGCAGCAGGGCGGACCCGGCGTCGGCGCGGGGGCGCCGCCGGTCTACGGTGACCGCAGCCCGACCACGTTCCACCAGTTCTCGATCGGCCGCGTCATGCGCATCGGTCGTGCCCTGGAGAACGAACTGGTCGTCTCCGACCTCCAGGTCTCCCGTCTGCACGCCGAGTTCCGCTCGACGCCCGACGGCCGCATGGAGATCCGCGACCTGGGCTCGCACAACGGCACGTACGTCAACGGCCAGCCGATCGCCAAGGGCGGCTCGCAGCTGCTCGGTCCGGCGGACATCGTCGGTGTCGGTCACTCGACGTTCCGTATCGTCGGCGACCGGCTCGAGGAGTTCGTCGACACCGGTGAGGTCTCCTTCTCGGCCCGGCACCTGACGGTCACGGTCGACGGCGGCAAGCAGATCCTCAAGGACGTCTCCTTCGGCGTCCCGGAGAAGTCGCTGATCGCGGTCATCGGACCGTCCGGTTCCGGCAAGTCGACGCTGCTCAAGGCGCTGACGGGTTACCGGCCCGCCAACCAGGGCGACGTCCTCTACGACAACCGGAACCTCTACAAGCAGTTCGCCGAGCTGCGTCAGCGCATCGGTCTGGTCCCGCAGGACGACATCCTGCACAAGGAGCTGACCGTCAAGAAGGCCCTCAAGTACGCGGCCAAGCTCCGCTTCCCCGCCGACACCACCGGCGCCGAGCGCGAGGCCCGTATCGACGAGGTGCTGCGCGAGCTGAAGCTGGACATCCACAAGGAGAAGAAGGTCACCTCCCTCTCCGGCGGCCAGCGCAAGCGCGTCTCGGTGGCCCTGGAGCTCCTCACCAAGCCGTCGCTGATCTTCCTGGACGAGCCCACCTCGGGCCTCGACCCGGGCATGGACCGCGACGTCATGCAGCTGCTGCGCGGCCTCGCCGACGACGGCCGCACGGTCCTCGTCGTCACCCACTCGGTGGCCGAGCTGGCGATCTGCGACAAGCTCCTCGTGATGGCTCCCGGCGGTGCGGTCGCCTACTTCGGCCCGCCCGAGGAGGCGCTGAACTTCTTCGGCTACGACAGCTGGGCCGACGTCTTCTCCGCCTTCGAGAACTACCGCGACTACGACTGGGCCGGACGCTGGAAGGGCTCGCAGCACTACCAGATGTACGCCGCGGACATCGACGCCGTTGCGCCGCAGTCCGTACAGATGCCGCCGATGCAGGCGATGAAGCCGCCGAAGCCACAGGGCTGGATGTCGCAGTTCGGCACGCTGGTGCGCCGCTATGTGTCGGTGATCGCCTCCGACAAGGGCTTCCTGGCCCTGTCGATCATCCTGCCGCTCGTCCTCGGCTCGGTGAGCCTGCTCATCGACTCCGGCAAGGACCTGCTGGTCAACACGGAGATCAATCCGAGCACCGGCAAGCCCGTCGCCAACGGCACGGCCCTGACGGTGCTGCTGATCCTCGCGGTGGGCGCCTGCTTCGCCGGCGCCGCGAACTCCGTCCGTGAGCTGATCAAGGAACGGGTCATCTACGAGCGCGAGCGGGCCACCGGCCTGTCCCGCTCGGCGTACCTGATGTCCAAGGTCTTCGTGCTCGGCCTGGTCACCATGCTCCAGGGGCTGCTGGTCGGCATCATCGGCTTCTCCAGCCGCACCATCCCGGACAAGGGCCTGATCTTCGGCAGCCAGATCCTGCTGGAACTGTGCATCCCGATCATGGCGCTGGGCTTCACCGCGATGATGTTCGGCCTGATAATCTCGGCCCTGGTGAAGACCGCCGAGAAGACCATGCCGCTGCTGGTCATGTTCGCGATCGTCCAGGTCGTCTTCACCGGCTGCCTGTTCCCGCTGGCCAACTCGGTGGGCGTCAACCAGCTGTCCTACCTGATGCCGTCGCGCTGGGCGGTCGCCGCCGCGGGCGCCACGCTCGACTTCAACAAGATCAGCCCGCCGGCAAAGGGCGACAGCGACGACCCGCTATGGGCCCACAGCGTCGGCGCCTGGGGCATGGACATGGTCGCCCTGATCGTCCTCGGCGTGATCTGCGGCTTCCTCGTGGCCCGCTTCCTGCGCCGCCACGAGCCGGAGGTCATGCGCAAGTAG